The DNA window CAGTTTTTGGCATCAAAAAATTATGGTCAAGCCAGTTATGGTTTCAGTTCATTCTTTAATCTAGATTGTCTTGCCATAATTCTTGAACCGTCGAAATCTCTATCGTCAACCCTCAGTATTACCTTCATTTATGCCATTCATCAAACAAGATCAGAGTTGTGTAGTAAAAAGAAACATATTTTTCATGACAGTATTATTAATAACGTTATTGAATACACAAGAAATATTGTTAGAGAAAGTAATAATTACTATATTATAGAAAAGCGTCATTTCATGTGACATTGATAACAAATCCCCAATTATTCTTTTAGTTAGTACAATATATTGACCAGATTCTAACTAGTTAATAGAATAAGGACGACTTAATTACATCGAAACACATCCTTATCAATGATTGTATGTATAGTCTATAGCCTACCATTTCACATTAGGATTGAGAAGaatttccaaaataaaatgaaacacaAAGAGTGACATGTGTATATTATACTAATAGGGGGATTATTTACTTCCTTTATCATTGTATATATAGTCTTTACAGTtcttctagtattttattttcagcaTTATGTTTTCTATCATTACTGAGGTAGTGACTAGGGAGAAAGATCAATGACAACTTCACTAATGGATAAATTAATGGATTTTTTCATGTTTACTTACAAAAACTTTCTTCTATACAAGATCTCGAAGCCCCAATAACTAAGAAACTTTCATTTGTGCACAtatcaaaatacaaaaattccTAATTAATTTCCAAGTTCGTATGAAACAACATTATGAAATCCAGATGGACACTAATTTCCATAAATTCAAATGCAATATGTCTTAACTTCATCAAATTGTTGGATTCAATTCTTAAATCTCAAGGAGGGTCCATTTGTTTTCGAAGTTAAGTGTGTTTAGTGAAAACAGGTCCAACATAAAGTAGGCCCATCATTGGAGCTCACTCACAAATGATACAGAGCCCACTATGAATTATTCTAACAGGCCCATTAAAAGCCCATTGTAAATAATTCTAACAGGCCCGTTATGATGTCTTAACGAGTTATGTCTCAATTGATAGATTTTATCACTCAAATCTTCAAATGTTTTCtaataaaaatttcaaattttagtaGAGGCTATGTGTGTTACATTGTTAGATTGTTTTGCCGCTTTTCAAACgtcatattttgaaattttagagTAAACCATGCTTGATTTTGAATCCTAGCCTTGTCTTAAAGTTTAGAAAAAATATACTAAGAGTGTAGGTCCTTCAATTTCAGTCTCTTGTATTTTAATActcccgtcccataaaaatatgtgcacattctatttttagaaagttatatcaaGTTAATAATATAGGTCTCATTATCCATTAACACTACTATTAATATAGGTCTCATTATCCATTAACACTACtataactatcattctcctcctctcttttactttaccatatcattctcttcatctctcttactttactaattttatcttaattctcgtgtcatacaccttgcccatatttttatgggacggagggagcatttAATATTAGAATTGCTAATTAGAACCATTTATATACAATTTAGAGTTTACTGTTTTTAGACTTAATTTGCAAAATaacaattaaatattgattTATTTGAAGCTATTACCTCATAATTGGAAtatctttttttaatttcaaattttatacaaaatattaattgtgattcattacatatcaattatttttatgttaAATCAGTATTCTGTTAAAATAGTAAACGTAATGAATTTGGTGGGGTTCGAAAGGTTTAAATAGAATATTCGAACTGCATTAACATCATAGATGATAGTGATCAAGAATTATGGCAAAATTGGTGCTACTTTTCGGATGATAAAAATAGTTCATTTTCCAATTGTGTGGATGATATAAGAGGCCGTGCACATGCTTTACTTCTCTTTCATTCCACTTATTGGAGTGACTTATATAGAGTTCTTCTCAATTAACTAATTAAGTGTGTTTCTATATATGTATCAAAGGGGTTTTGTATAAACTCTTCTTGTGATAGTAAAAATTACTTTatccgtccctaaagagtatgcactatttctttttttatccgttcccaaagagtatgaattttcaattttggaaactctcttctctctaatgaggtgagactcattctccactaacaatactcaaaaaactttttctatctctctcttattttaccaataatgcattaaaactcgtgccgaacccaaagttcactctttggggacgaagggagtaccaTTTTCTATCTTTGTCTAGTATCAGTTGTTTGGCAGTGGACAACACAAAGATTCAATACAAATTAAGTTTGTAAAGTATAAAAGTCATATAAAGATAAAATGATTgaagatttgaatatattatGGTAATTGGTGCAAAACTTATCAAAGAgggaaaaatttaccaaaaattcAATCAATTTTTTGTATCATTTGCAAGTATAGGATGtaatatataaagtatataACTATAAAAGTTGTTTTCTTGTATTATtgtatatactactatatagtaTCATATTGTATATGTAATTTGAGGGAATATTTTATTTGGTCCGCGTACTTTGTTAAAGTATCATATTTGGTTTataacatttgaaaatattctATGAGTTCCATTAACTTTAACGTAACATTATTTGAGCTACTTTTTTcaggttttaatttttttcggacgaaaatatCCTCAAATCCATGAAGAGCATTTATCCGTCCAAATAAGTTCCAAAATAACACATCCATGTGATTGTGGAGCATAGGGGCGTATCCACATGGGCCTTtggtggggcatttgcccctcaaaaatttgtatatatactaatatttcttcaaatttatatatttgtttgaaTTCTTTCTTAAATGTCCTTgctcaattatttaattttttgcttATTCATAATTTTGCCCCTCTTGATTTTAATTCTTGCCTTCGCCCCTGGTGGAGCAATAAGAAAGCAACAAAAAAATTACCCAAAAATCGAATTGTGAAATACCAATTGAAATTCTCACCTCAATTACGACGTTTTTAGAgctaaaaatgataaaactaaAGGAATAAACGAAGAGTATATTTGATCGGTGATACATGTAACTAAAAACAAAGAAAGTTATGAACTCAAAGGTGAAAAACATTGTGATTTATTAGATGTTGATATCGATACAACTTCAATGCAGGTAAGAAGGTAGAAGTTTTTGTCAACGCCTAAACGTCAGCAGAAATGTCGTgtaccaaattaaaaaaaccattTAAATAGTTGGGAATTTTCTTGGAAATTATCACCAAAGGAAGCTTTAAAGTTTTAGAATTTTGATACtcttaaattggaaaaaaaagagaagagaagaaaaataaaacctTGAAGTTTGTCTTTTCCTTCTTAATGCTCGCCTGCCCATAGCATTTTTTTTCTATGAAAGTTTTTAATTTGTAACACTAATAATATGCACTTATATTTTGTTGCAATTTATTCGCAAAGCCGAAGAATCGGTCAAATTGAACTGTCGTGGCTGATTTTAAACTTAATTTTATACATTTGATTTAGTCGAAATTATTTGCAGAATAAAACAAATGTTTTGATTTAAAAATGTTAATACCgactaaatttataattttactatACAATGTTtaagaataaaatttaaatatgttgttttaacatattaatttttttaaaaatgaaacaaatagGAGGGCATGATAATCATTCCCATTccactttaaaaaaaaatttaagctaTTCGAAATTCGCCACTGAGAGGCTCTCAACTAAAAAGAGTTGAGAGCATCAACATCACATATATAGTTGAAGGAATGTTTATGACATATTATTGCAATATTTTAAAGAACTATTGGTTCTTAGAATCACAAATGCTGGtcaaatttaatatttccaCCTAATTAATATTTCAAATCAAAATATTCTCATATtgtcatttaattaatattattacgtgtgagtattaaataattcaaagaAGAAACTCCTTAAAATTAATTGCAATAGAAGAATACCACGGATTTGATCAAATCGAAACTTGCAAGTATCATCAATATTACGAACAAAACTTAGTACTCATGTATAAAGGTCATGACTTTATTACGATTTTTATTGATATAATGAAAATTGATGGTAGATTTCAGCAACATTTATAACAAAAGCGTGAAGCGCAATTAATTAAGTGGAGAGTCGCATTAAATCAACATGATGACGTCATTATATATCTTGGTTTCCGTACGCAACAATTGATATGAGCCGTACGTTTTAGAGACTCAAGTCCACTTATCATAAATATCACTTTGACAAACACTCAACCtttcatatatattaataaGATAATAGTATACATTGAACTCAATTTCCTCTTTTCCTCCACATTTATTATTTCTTGTCAACTGTAAATTCGACCGGTTTAGGCAAATCTGCTGAAATTTTGTGGAATATCGAATGGGATATCACTAATCTGTGACAACTTTATTAACTGGTAATTAGCTATACACTCGTGCTAACATACATCTAATTAGCTATCAACTTTTTTAAATACagaattttgtattaaaaaatacAGATTTGGAAAGTGGCGTTCACTCTCCCTCATAAATTGTCCCTCAGTATATCTTTTCTCTTAGttattatatgtatatgtgACATTTGAGAAccaaataattaatactaattttGAATATAGAAAGAAATATTTTCACCGGTGGATAAAAATATAACTTTAAAAATAAGGATGcataaaataagattaatttAGTGTAGAACCAAATatgggtgttcggtttgcaagattgtatcccggattaaatatgtagtgtgtttggttcatgagataactcaatcctagatggataatcattggataattagtcatagcttacccatatgactaaaataatctagcaactcaatcctagattatatcttggtattattttatattgaaaaCCGAACACAACCATAGTGTATACAATATTaatgtatgtgtatatatagaGGAGTATTAATTTGGCACTTGTCAAACCGAGTTTTATTTAAGATAAGTGGTGGGAAACAGCACTCGACGAAGAACTAAAAGTGAAGtttatttattgtttaattaataGGCAAGTTGCACCTTCGCCGAAAAATAGTTCTTAGTTTTGATGATTGTAAAGTAGCTACTTTTCTCATCATAACTGGAtcaaacataaaacattaattagaattaattcattattaataaattttataatcagTATCAAATGTAACTCACTTTAGTATTTGAAGTAAAATTCGGTACTTTAGactcattatcatatgataTGTTCAATCTAATTACAATTATAGAAaaataaacaaagataaaagaaaagagtgaATATTTATGCAATTACGATCGGTTAGATATACGTTGTGACGTGTCCAATCAACCCCAATTGCAATTCAACTCAAATTATTGattttcattaaaaatgaatCATATTTGAGTACAACTTTGATTCACACCTATTGAAATTTTagaaaaattataaactaaaagtgatatttttatattttaatttattttcaaaaaataatattttttttcctttttagtaataTGGTATGCCACTTTTTCAATGTTTCCTACCATTTTTTCATCTATCTCTTGAttaatcaattttaattaacatttttaatcactttttctctttctttgtgCCATCTACTACCAGATTAATATTGATAACAGACAGAGGTAGTATGAAAATAAAACCATATAAAAGTAACAGTAATAAATTAGTTATGCATATGAGTACTAAAATTTGCATTCTATAGAATAGAAGGGTTTTTCATCACCTAGTCCACATAAGTGTCTAGATGAAATTATATTGATATTCAAACAAAACACACCTTAATTAATAAGTAAGATGTTTCTTTCAAATTAAAAGGTCTAGTAAATGCAAATGCGAATATGACTTGTAACTTAAAAAGAACTATGTTTTCCTCAATtcatatttaaaacaaaatcactccaCTTTTATTATCTGTAAAATCATGCCATGGTTACATTTACtaccactttctctctctctcacacacgcAAACTCACACTATCATCTCCTACTTTGCCTATATAAGTTGGAAGCTCACCATAAATCACCATATCACCATCACTCTCTTGAGCTTCTCTCTccattttccaaaaaaaaaataaaaaaattatatgatGGAGATGAACTCACAAAGCCAAGAGAAATCATACATGGCCTCCATTCCTTCAAAACTCCATGAATTcatcaagaaaataaagaaaatcgGAGAAGAAGATCCAAGAAGGATCATTCACTCCACCAAAGTTGGATTGGCTTTGACACTAGTCTCCTTCTTCTACTACTTCCGGCCACTCTACGACGGCTTTGGACAGGCCGGGATGTGGGCAATCTTAACCGTCGTAGTTGTCTTTGAATTCACAGTCGGTAAGTAAAATTTGAGTATAATGAGTTATTAAAAGTGAAACGCGACATTTAACCGTTAATGTCTTAAAATTGCAACATGTAACATTTTaacttaatttataaatatttcaaatttgaaCCAGGCGGGACCCTATCGAAAAGCATAAACAGAGGCTGTGCGACGCTGCTAGCCGGGGCATTGGGTGTCGGGGCCGAGTATTTGGCCGGTGTCTGTGGCGagaaaggcgagcccgttgttCTTGGACTCATGGTCTTCTCTCTAGGTACAAATTGTTaaagatatatatataactGGTGTGGAGTTTATAGACCAATTTGGTCcgtaacaaattaattaatcaacaaattaatattttaaaaactacTAATTAATATGCTATAAATGCAAATGCAGCTGCGGTTTCTACATTTGCAAGGTTTTTTCCAAATGTGAAGAGGAAGTATGATTATGGGGTGTTGATATTCATACTGACATTCAGCCTTGTGGCGGTGTCGGGTTACCGGGTCGGGCAGATACTGGAGCTGGCCCATCAGAGGCTCTCGACTATACTCATAGGCGGGGCGACTTGTATGATCATATCCATATTCGTTTGCCCGGTTTGGGCGGGTCGGGATCTGCACTTCCTCGTCGCTGGAAACATTGAAAAGCTTGCTGCTTTTTTGCAAGGTATTTACTGAATTTTAGATGTGTCTTTTTGTTCATAGAAGGAATAGATGGTAATCACGTTGTTGGATTCTTTAAGTGTgaccttttttaaaaaaaatttattgtgttaattttattttgtttttttgttaataGGATTTGGGGGTGAACTTTTGGCTTGTGGTGGGGATGAGAGTAGCAAGGATTCAAGTGGGAAGAATGTCGAGAAATCGTTTCTCAATGGCTATAAAAGCGTGCTTAATTCTAAGGCCACGGAGGAATCATTGGTgagtatattaattaatatggacattttattttgtattcttAGAATGGCTTTATTTTACCTTAATGGACTTCTGATATAAGACGGATGTAGTACTTTCTACAACGCTTTCATTTCTGTTCCTTGTTTAgttgaaacataaaaaataagacCTCTTTAGAAGTGTATGTTATCGGGTTGGACCAGCCTTCGATCAAATTAATCCAAACTTTAAATTCAAATATACTACTTCcttcgtccacgaaaaataggacacattgtgaatgacacgagttttaatatggAATTGGTAATAAGAGGGAAGGAAAAacagtaagagagaagtagtgttagtggaatgtgggatccatattattagtaggagagaagttgttgaaaactttcctttttaaatgtgctctattttttgtggacaacaaaaaatgacaaatatgctctatttttcatggacggaaggagtattaagttagtcattttttagtttaaatccaaatatactGCTTAATCAGTTAGATTTGGTCAACTGCTAGCAACCCCATGATCGAAATCATATGGTTCCATCCTAAATCTATAATATCACATTATACTTAATCATCAATTAATCTTTTTTTCTCTGTCTTTCCTCaattaaattgttaattatgtgTAGGCAAATTTTGCATGGTGGGAGCCTCCTCACGGCAAGTTCAAATTCAACCATCCATGGAAGCAATACTCCAAAATCGGAGCTCTAACAAGGGAATGCGCATGTTTAATCGAATCcctaaacacaaacacaaattccaaACCCCTCACCCCATCGCCGGCGTCCGAGTTCAGCGCCAAAATCCGGCAACCGTGCGTCGAAATGAGCACGGAATCCGGCAAGGCCCTCGCCGAAATCGCCGccgcaattaaaaaaatgaggCGGCCGCCACCGTCCGCAGAGGCGCACGTGCAAAGCGCCAAATCCGCGGCGGATCGGCTGCGGAGCGTTCTCCAGAACTCCTCGCTGCCGCCGAAGCCGGACCTGCAGGAGGTGGCGCCGCTGCTCGTCGCCGCGTCGGTGCTCATCGACGTTATTAGATGCGCCGACGGAATCGCGGCGGCGGTTGGCGAGCTTGCGAGGGAGGCGGGTTTCGAGGGTTTGAAGACGAAcgaggcggcggcagcggcggttcATCGGCGTGGGATTGTTAGCCCTGTGGATGACGGTGATCATGTGGTGGTTGAGATtcaggcggcggcggcggactCGCCGGAAAAGAAGATAATtagtacttaattaattattaattattaatagtgTTTAATTTAGCTTAATGTGAAAAATATATAAGTGTCGCAGTACTTATACATGAGACCGGGTATTTTTATACAATACTTTGGTCGATGATGTATAAGTCACGGTTGTGATatgtattttatagtactataagTCCGATGAATTAAATAATGTATATTCGAATAGGCAAATTATGTATATTCGAATAGGCAAATTCATATATACTGTTATTTGATTTTCCTATATTTGAAAACACGCAAATTGTAGTCATatatactctatccgtcccaagataagtgacttacttcttttttgccctcgttttaaaaaaatgatactccctctgtcctatgttactcgcacttttcattttaggccgtaaatttcggattgattttttagtgtaattaaattagaattttaagtgcaATAAGACATTATTTAATaaaggagctcttaacttaatctaacatattaattaaatacattaattctaacttaaactataaatagtgtaagtagtttgtGACGTGCCGAAAAGTAATATGAGACgggggagtataaaataaatagagtagagatagtaaagtaagagagagaattatgTAAAGGAGAGTCTTCTCTACGTCATTCTTATTCTTACTCTACTTTTTCTCCACCTCAAGCTATTTTTGGGTATATAATTACTCTATACCCTATTTTAAATAGATAAAGTGACGATAGTTACAATTCTAACACAAATTTTAAGTCTTTTCGAAAATCGGTCACGTAGCAAATGTTTGTTAGATTAATCTAACCACTTTTTGGTATCCAcatgtaaattatttaattgatctttgactttttaaaattatttttgggtATAACTTCTAGCACTGAATATTGATTAGCACGATAGAGAATGATCCCATTATAAGGATTTCAAATTTCACAAATAAGGAAAATATCTATGCATTCTGTTAATTGATAAGTCAAGTGATACCAATATAATGATCCTATTCTTTTAAGTCAACATTGAAGTGTCTATTCAGCTCTAGTCCTTGcaaatatttcacttttaaaCCTGTTTAGTATTGACCTCAAGTTTTTGGCCTTAGCAGAAAATTAATCGGTAGCTATAAGAAATAGATTGGATAGTCTCATTgccataaaataatagtataggTCGAACGTGTCAAATATTCATACATATATTAGTAAGAACGTGTCAAAAATAGGATGAGTATTCATTGTCAAGTATGTTTGCTGAATTTTGTAATTATTGATTGTTATAGATGTGGAAAATTGAAAATCTAGTTAAGATCATGTGTTATTTAACAACATATAGGTAATTCCTTGTTTTGAAGAACACATAGTGATTCAAAATGccgaaaataaatttaaaatgtcTCCATTTTTTTATTAGTCGAAAAATGCTCGAGTCGGCAAGCAAAGGTTCAAATCAAGCAGTCCAAAGCCAAGCAGCAAAAGCTAAAATAGAAGGAAAAATAACAACACGATAATATTCCAACaaaataaaacttaaaagaCGAGACAAAGCCAGCCAACTACATTGCCTAAGAAACACCTAATGAATTAAAAATGTCTCCATGTATGGTTGAAAATGAAATGTCAATGATGGTTGACTTTTAACTTCTTCAAATTAAccataaatattagtataatttttccTACTTTATATTTGACCAATTTAATGTATTAATATACGTGTTATTCATGCTGCCTTAGTCGTGCAACCGGGGAACTCGGATACATTGCCACACGTATAAGATTATACATTTAGTTGCCATTTTTAAATTGAAGAAAATCTAATTCTTTTTCTAGTTTTTTCATTGTCGAATGTGACTACTACATTCTTAATTCttcaaactatatatataaatagaaaaaaaattcaagtacACGTTTATACTATTTCCTCGTAAGATCAAAGGTCAATTATCACTTTTCTGCATTGATTATAGATCAAATCTGTATGCAATTTCAGTATAATTTGATACCATTAATTAAGAACAAAATTAAGACACGACATTTATTAACAAATGaaacaaaacataaattaatGGGTGGTTTATGATGGGATGGAAAGCACTAAACCGACCAAAAAAAGCAGCTATTAGTACGACCTCCGTAGCTGACTTGAAATCCAATAAAGATTAGTCCTAATCATGCTTTCTTGATTTAAGTCAATATAAAAGGTTTGATGGAAGACAAAAGaagattaatttaattcaaaccTATATTTTAATTGCAAAAACTAATTAATGGGTCAAGAAATCATTTGGCACCACTAATCGCACCTTTTTTTCTTCAGAAAAGTCTAAAATTGACGCCACAATACAACTAGTTGCACttttttatatggagtataattttataacttaatatttaatgaaattcGATGGTACAACTATTTTTGTCCCAAATTAAGATCCCACTGCAATTCTCTGACCaacacttatttattttaagatGATCTATAGCCTCACAGATCAACttgcatatatatttttattttttctgaatttttgaAAAGTAGATGtacttattaattttaaattttttgttgtaTCTCTGTCTCATTGCTGACAATCTCCACCACCCAAATTGCTGTGTGCATGAAGGCATATTCTAGAATCACTATTACGACTTGTTAATTATCCCTCTTAAGCATAATTAACCCATGtgattgataaaattaattggATGACGTGGGATTCACCTTTACTAGTACAGGAACACATGTACTAATCGATCATAGATTTGGATTGTTCTAGTTAGGTGAAAAGATTGATGGTGGTTGTCCATGTTGATTAGCAATATAATTAACTATGGAGATAGTATATTTATACTATTGTTAAACTTCCTAAAAGGGGTATATATGGTTTgtgatatagtataattaattaatatcttgtattaattaatttcaataaaGTTTTATTGGGAAATTTCCTTATGTTTTGCTAGAGATTATTGAATGAGATGATGGTGCCCAGAGTTTTTCTTCACTCATTGTCACTTGATCAAAAAATTTCTATGATATTAATGATCCATCTTGTGGAGACATACCATTAATAACCCCACACCATCTTAACCATCAAGTCAATTAAGAACATGGCCCTCAAGTCCCAATATAATGATCCATGGCAAACACTTTCCAAAATCGTTGAAATGCTCTAAATGTGGATGAAGTTTTAGTAAGAGTTATAAATtgaataatgctatgcggccacattatggccagccataaattaattaaataacaaaaaaaattgattttttttcaaatttttggtttaatactacttgattttacttttatatcatcttcattatatgttgctcaacatgttagtgttgctctttcgtagtttttgctcaacttattactactgtcatttcttgattgttgctcaacgtatacactaattcgtgatattaatgtgttttacgtaatggaattcaaagataagtatcaactcacaagtccattcacacacatataagtttatatcggtaattctaatttttttatacatgtaaatggactaaattaactctttatggccggccacattatggcaatttagcatcactcttataaatttgcataaataaaaaaaatgagagagagatagagagggaTTTTCAGACACGTATAAATGAGTGCGATTGCTTTACGTCAGCTTGTCCTAATATGATTATAAGCATCCAAAAGCAACAAGTTAGATTCAAATCAATCTAATTATCAGAGCTCACTTCCACAACATGCAACTCTACGCAACTTTATAAATGTGacaaatcaaattcaaattttttgagCTCGCATTTGATtcataatatgaataaaaaaatttagcAAAGTTTTATAAGTACATATATAATCCATAACTATATATGAAGAGACATCTGGTGAGATTTGTTTggaattataattataattataatacaaTTGAACTCTAAgtgataaaattataattatttcgaATATTAGTTTATAACTGATCAGTAGAATTATCATTTTACGAATCTTAATCAGTGAGACGGTGCTAATCAGATAAGTTTTTGTattattgaatttatttgtgtatgtgtgtgacATGTTACTCTTCATCAtatatatgaataaataaataaatctcatCCACTAGATAGAAAATCTTTTTGGATATCAAAATCTATTagcaataaaaagaaaatttaaagtaACAAGATACCTAATGCTAGCTAGAACGCGTATAAACTTGCTTTTCTGCCCTAGCTAGGGTTGGAGACGAACTcatatatagataaataaatcattCGATTGTATTCGTATCAAGATATAAATAAAGTTATgctatttataaaatatttcaaatcaagtaaaatataaatcaaattatattatatatccATTTACAAACCGCAGAGTTTCGggttgagataaaaaaaatcagctGAATAATTAAATCATAGTAACTATTTTCGTGTTAGTAAATGTTAGTTATAATAGAATCATTTggattttcattatatttttaaaaatttgggtTATTTTTACAAATGACTTCAAAGTGTGACATAAACTACAATTAACGCTTTATACAACTTAAGGAGACAAACAATTTGAGTGACCTAAAAAACACATTAAAGTACTAAAGTAAGTCTTATGCTTCCAATTAATCAATCCACTAAGTTTGCCAGCCATGTctttatgttttaattaaatcatGATTAGGCATCATATCTTTACTTGTTTTGAGCAATTCTTTCAATAAGCCTACTTATGATATCAAGGCGAAATTTTGGACTATAgtctgataataatatttatcaAATAAACGCAATAGATAGTGCATTTAGGATTTAGGAATCTACTTTTCTATCTCTTTGCTTTTAAATTTTGATACAATGATTATAAGAAAAACGATTTTTTAAGGCGGGGGATtaaatcttttctttttaatcaaCTATTTAATTGCTAAAACTGTAATAACAAAAGTATCACAATGAAATTAGTAGTAAATGAGAAACCAAACTGATCACACAAAGTTGGATTAAACCAAACATTTGATAGGTTTCAATTTGAAACCTCAAGTTTTCACAATTGGATTTTGATCGAATGGCTCTACAATTTTGTTTTAATCatacaataaaaaattatattacataATCATAATTTTGGTGGACGACT is part of the Salvia splendens isolate huo1 chromosome 22, SspV2, whole genome shotgun sequence genome and encodes:
- the LOC121786354 gene encoding aluminum-activated malate transporter 8-like; amino-acid sequence: MMEMNSQSQEKSYMASIPSKLHEFIKKIKKIGEEDPRRIIHSTKVGLALTLVSFFYYFRPLYDGFGQAGMWAILTVVVVFEFTVGGTLSKSINRGCATLLAGALGVGAEYLAGVCGEKGEPVVLGLMVFSLAAVSTFARFFPNVKRKYDYGVLIFILTFSLVAVSGYRVGQILELAHQRLSTILIGGATCMIISIFVCPVWAGRDLHFLVAGNIEKLAAFLQGFGGELLACGGDESSKDSSGKNVEKSFLNGYKSVLNSKATEESLANFAWWEPPHGKFKFNHPWKQYSKIGALTRECACLIESLNTNTNSKPLTPSPASEFSAKIRQPCVEMSTESGKALAEIAAAIKKMRRPPPSAEAHVQSAKSAADRLRSVLQNSSLPPKPDLQEVAPLLVAASVLIDVIRCADGIAAAVGELAREAGFEGLKTNEAAAAAVHRRGIVSPVDDGDHVVVEIQAAAADSPEKKIIST